The Pyxicephalus adspersus chromosome 1, UCB_Pads_2.0, whole genome shotgun sequence sequence AGGAAACAGGAAGTGGTCATATTATACCGGTTATGGGACAAATTCCAAAACCTGCAGTCCCTCCACCTCactaaacatttatatttaccttgctttcgaaaaataattgtttattattgcTGAAACTCCAGTGTGCACTGGGGATATCCATCTATAAATACCTGACCTTTACCCACTGGGGACCAGCAAGGGCCAAGCACAAGTACCAGCTGAGACAAAGGTTTTTTCTGCCCATCTGCTGTCCACTGGTGCTGGAGCTTCTTCCTCTGGGAATTTTGTTATTCACCCAGAAAAACACTTTAACATAGTAATAATAGCTGACATTGAATAAAaggaattaatatttttattagctattttatcttcattttttgtgcttttttaaggAGAATTTAAAGGtctgtaaaccaaaaaaagtgtatttgttttttaaatttttttcaaattaaagctCCACTTTTTAAACTTTGGGATCAGACCGGATATTATTGCATACAGGGACACTATCGCCTATCTGCAATAAGAATGGGACAGGGACGGGTGCGTGCAATTGTGATCAGGGAGGTTGGGttaatttattgcagatgggacatcaccaGTGTCTTCCGCATCAAAGACCTgactggtcacatttttttattttttagggtaattccactttaataggAGGCCTGATGGGTAGAGAGGAGGTCAAAGGGAGCCGGTGCAGTTGTAAAGGTACAGTGGAAGTTAATGGGTGCCTGGAGGGGTACAGGAAAGGTCAATGGAGGCTAGAGGGGCAGTTTGGTGATGAGATGGGAGCTGAATGGGTACACTGGTAATCAGTGGGGGCTGAAGGGTTAGTTTAGTCATCCACAGGGGCTGGTGTGGTTAATATTGGGAGCCAGAGGTACATTGGTCATTATTAGGGACTGGAGGGGTACATGAGTTGTCATGGGGTTATGGCGTGCCAGGCATTTGTCACATGACACTTTTAGGAAATGATAACAACAAAAACAGCAGGAAAGTAAAACTGTGAGTGGATACTCTACTGTGTATGGTGGCACTAATATTAAATAGTATGACGGCATCTTCTGGGTACAAACATATGCAGGACCTAAAATAGTTATGATGACAATGACAGCTCTACACACTAACATTACGCTCCTTGCCTGACACAGACCCGGGCCACAGTCCTAAATATCCTGCAGGTACAAAAACAGTGAGCAAGAGAAAGCAGGAATACTTGGTCCCCAAAAATGTCCAATGTATAACAATCTCAGCAGCAGAATTGTGATTAAATATCAATGTTATACGGTTCTTGTAGCACCAACCCAATGACCAATATTTTGGGCAAATTTGACTTCAACCCAAATCCATACAACAGCACTAATACTATGAACTTTGCAATGCCACCAAATCtctgatattttcttttcctattccAGCAAGAAAGTAACTGGCCGCAAATATTCAGCAACTGCAATGGTACCTGGTATGATGAGCTCTATGAGGAAAATTCTAGCTGGATTCTTCAGTCTTCTGGGACTGCATGGAAGATGTTTGGTACCATTTATAATTATACACATTGTGACTGTGACTGTTGGGAATGATCAATGGGCTTCAGGgtcagctttatatatatttgctgctTTACTGGCTCTCCAAAAATCTATGTGTAGAGAAAAGGGACGGTAAGTGGATTCTCTACTGTGTTTGGTGGTGCTATTGATAATCTGTATAGCAGCAATTTCTGTAAGCAAACTCAGGCAGGAACTGATTCTTATATAAAAGCAATTACCCTCCAGGCACAGATTATAGATTACTCTTGGAGAGTAAAAATTCTTTGCAAATTGTATTCAATACACACACATATCCCTATAATGCTGATATCAATATGTGCTGATATGTAGCTGTACAGGAAATACAGGTGACTTGTGCACACACACAATTGGGTAATATTGGCTACAATACACATGAACATATTTACAAGTGTTCCTTTGCATTTCTTATCTCTGAGATTGAATTTCCTTGCTGAGTAGTAGTTAGGCCGCAGGCACACAGTTGCTTTTTGGCAATATGATCATAAGGAAAAACTTTGCTTTATTTGCTAAACACCCAAAGCTGGATGCTGATATATTTGTGCACCAAAAGCATGGATAACCTGCAAATTTGAAAGCCACACATCTGCCTCTATTCACTTTAAAAGCTCAATCATCATTCTCGGGCTGTAGGTTGATCTCTCCATCTGTCTGCAGGTAATTCTCCTTAGTTGCAGGTTCTCTTTTTACATTCTCACAGCCTTTTTGATGTTATCTATCCTTGCTGGCACTCTTTAAACCCTGAACATATGACCTCCAACAGGCTGTGATATACTAAACTGTCCGATCCTGATACTCAACAAAATATAgataaactgaagcaatgttgtaaggaAGAGTCgcccaaaattcctccacaacgaTGTAAGAGACAGGTAAAGTCATCCAGAAAATGACAATTTCAAGTTATTGCTGTTGAAAGTGGTTCTGCTAGCTATTAAATCATTGGGTGTACTTAATTTTCCACACATGGCTGCTCTCATTTTTGGTAAACAAATAATGACATGGGAGGATCTGTTGTGTGgttttacatctttattattattattaatattaataaacagtatttataaagcgccaacatattacacagcactgtacaataaataggggtagcaaataacagacagtgacacaggaggaggagaggaccctgccccgaagagcttacgatctaagaggtgagggaagtatcacacaataggagggagatatggaatggtgggctTGTTGAGGGTTCACTTGTATGAACATATTGTGGGAGATTGGCATCAAATGCACTCCCTGCAGAAAGGTATTTCAGACTTAATTTCAGTTTCTGGAtgctttgcccacttttattcataaaaaattccaacaaaaaaaatccaaggtTTTCCCTTGCATGGGGTCAATGTCATTTGCAgcgtgacataaaaaaaaactgtgggagACATCCCATGTCACAAGCCTCACACAGCCTTTCTGCCTGATCCACACGGCTCAGGCTACAACCTCCCCCTGATTCAAAGACATGACTTTTATCagtggccaggtgctccagaacCTCAATCTCTGGCCTAGAAAAAGGGACGAGTTCCCTGCCCACTCATTCCTTCCAGAATACTCCAggtctggatcccaaataatAGGCTGCAATACAGGAGCAACTCAATTAATCAAGCCCTGGAAGCCCTCTTCCAGGTGAGGGGTGAGTTTTTTACACGTCTCAGTCACAGCCTTAATCGTTGGCGGGGCAATGTGATGGCGGCCAAAAGTAGACCTTGCACCCTGCCCAGTAACATATTGCTTGGAGGATGAGATCTCAGCCATACTGATCTCAGACATAAGTGCATATTCCCAATTACCCATTCTAAATAACgtctcatttacatttatttactacaAATAGGGGGgaatgcattttactttttgaGTCCAGTTACCCTTTACACACAACCAGTAACTGTCTGGGTTTGGTTGCAAGCTTTTTATAGCACCGTGCCTCATTTTATACACCCCTCTGAAGCAAACAGGAATAAAATGGAAGAATGTATAAAGACAGACCTAATGGTGTTCTGTCTCTTAGAATGTAAATCTTGGATATGAGCCTAATATTGTTATTGCTCTTTGTTTCTCTTTGCCTATTACCcttattatctatattttatttataatcttttagcctcatttacttttgtttctatatttgtgccTCTTATTGGACGGTGAGTTTATTTCTTCCTTCTAGTAACAGATCATGCTCCATGTTCCCAACACTAGTTTCTCCATGCCCTCAATGTTCCTCCTGATTGGGATCCCAGGATTGCAAGAAGGAGCCATCTGGGCATCtattttattctgtgttctgTATGTTCTGGCCATCCTTGGAAATGGAATCCTgttgtatgtaataaaaactgaGAAGAGCCTCCATACCCCAATGTATTTCTTCCTCTCTATGCTCGCCATCAATGACTTGGCCTTTTCCAGCTCTACTGTGCCAAAGACTCTGGTGATCTTCTGGTTTAATGACGGTCTTATCGATGCCACCAGCTGTCTGACACAAATGTTCTTTGTCCATTGTCTCTCAGTCATTGAGTCGGGGATCCTGGCCTCCATGGCGTATGATCGCTTTATGGCCATCTGTTCACCTCTCAGATACAATTCTGTCCTCACTTCCAGCCTTCTGGAAAAGATTGCATTTGTTATATTGGCCAGGGCGGTTGTGGTCATCATTCCCATTCCTGTTCTTGTAGGACGTCTCCAATACTGCGGTGACAATATTGTGCTGCATTCATATTGTGATCACATGGCTGTGGTCAATGTAGCATGCGG is a genomic window containing:
- the LOC140323409 gene encoding olfactory receptor 52K1-like; the encoded protein is MLHVPNTSFSMPSMFLLIGIPGLQEGAIWASILFCVLYVLAILGNGILLYVIKTEKSLHTPMYFFLSMLAINDLAFSSSTVPKTLVIFWFNDGLIDATSCLTQMFFVHCLSVIESGILASMAYDRFMAICSPLRYNSVLTSSLLEKIAFVILARAVVVIIPIPVLVGRLQYCGDNIVLHSYCDHMAVVNVACGDTKIDSIYGLALSLSITGFDLLFIGLSYAMILRTVFNMSSREAQHKAVGTCGSHICVILTAYLLGTFNFITYRFGKKTIPHNVHIFLSNIYIVFPAFMNPFIYGVRTKQIRQRVLHIITHNLNMFQFFCQ